From the genome of Vanessa tameamea isolate UH-Manoa-2023 chromosome 16, ilVanTame1 primary haplotype, whole genome shotgun sequence, one region includes:
- the LOC113403572 gene encoding uncharacterized protein LOC113403572, giving the protein MDWTQCLVLLYCFCHGAISTEPPCVIELQCAECVPDNMPLVTSQRAAHGDEVALSCGAGRLLAFPLAAGVLARCEAGRYRVPLDGSLRHLLELGCQENVFEDVLHAVEYCSPPLRGRVYQLQEENSNIRHMATLCFDEDRGIATFARVSNAPANALRLPPHSEQRAPLSLFGNFNDMFDSNTRSIAEKLYSDDDRMNRRLRELFKHEKFSFAGQNLTAAGLLSAHYFDDQNMRVADFVSNKVAVWASVATGNLEHMQRDVAKFAKMTRPHATIDVYAGTHGAMSLRTGHSRKEIFLRASRFPVPQYIWTVVHDKLGKRALAVAVLNDPFVAVSEIREAVFCESACAHVSWLAALRRHRNYESPLYGLAFCCGVHDFARVVAELPAALLADVPPGRAGLLTDL; this is encoded by the exons ATGGACTGGACACAGTGCCTAGTACTACTATATTGTTTTTGTCACGGAGCGATATCAACAGAAC CGCCATGCGTGATCGAGCTGCAGTGCGCGGAGTGCGTGCCCGACAACATGCCGCTGGTGACGTCACAGCGCGCGGCGCACGGCGACGAGGTGGCGCTGTCGTGCGGCGCCGGCCGCCTGCTGGCCTTCCCGCTGGCCGCCGGCGTGCTGGCGCGCTGCGAGGCCGGCCGCTACCGCGTGCCGCTCGACGGCTCGCTGCGCCACCTGCTCGAGCTCGGCTGCCAGGAGAACGTCTTCGAGGACGTCCTGCACGCG GTCGAGTATTGCTCTCCGCCGCTGAGGGGACGCGTCTACCAACTCCAGGAAGAAAATTCTAACATTCGGCACATGGCAACGCTGTGCTTCGACGAGGACCGCGGCATCGCGACGTTCGCCCGCGTCAGCAACGCCCCCGCCAACGCGCTGCGCCTGCCGCCGCACTCCGAGCAGCGAGCTCCGCTCTCGCTCTTCGGCAACTTCAATGACATGTTCGATTCCAACACCAGGAGCATCGCCGAGAAGCTGTACTCGGACGACGACAGGATGAACAGACGCCTCCGCGAGCTGTTCAAGCACGAGAAGTTCTCCTTCGCGGGGCAGAACCTCACCGCGGCCGGCCTGCTGAGCGCGCACTACTTCGACGACCAGAACATGCGAGTCGCAGACTTCGTGTCGAACAAGGTGGCGGTGTGGGCGAGCGTCGCGACGGGCAACCTCGAGCACATGCAGCGCGACGTGGCCAAGTTCGCGAAGATGACGCGGCCGCACGCGACCATAGACGTGTACGCGGGCACGCACGGCGCCATGTCGCTGCGGACGGGGCACTCGCGAAAGGAAATCTTCCTGCGGGCCTCGCGGTTCCCCGTGCCGCAGTACATCTGGACGGTCGTGCACGACAAGCTGGGCAAGCGCGCGCTGGCCGTGGCCGTGCTCAACGACCCCTTCGTGGCCGTGAGCGAGATCCGCGAGGCCGTGTTCTGCGAGAGCGCGTGCGCGCACGTGTCGTGGCTGGCGGCGCTGCGGCGCCACCGCAACTACGAGAGCCCGCTGTACGGGCTGGCCTTCTGCTGCGGCGTGCACGACTTCGCGCGCGTCGTGGCCGAGCTGCCGGCCGCGCTGCTGGCCGACGTGCCGCCCGGCCGCGCGGGCTTGCTGACGGACTTGTAG
- the LOC113403571 gene encoding ras-related protein Rab-10, giving the protein MAKKTYDLLFKLLLIGDSGVGKTCILFRFSDNHFTTTFISTIGIDFKIKTVELRGKKIKLQIWDTAGQERFHTITTSYYRGAMGIMLVYDITNEKTFDDIVKWLRNIDEHANEDVEKMILGNKCDMEEKRVVSKERGEAIAHEHGIRFMETSAKSNINIDRAFSELAEAILDKSAGREADADHARIAVERRPSRAPPARACCS; this is encoded by the exons atggccaAGAAAACTTATGATCTGTTATTTAAACTGCTCCTTATTGGTGACTCTGGTGTTGGCAAAACTTGTATATTGTTTAGGTTTTCAGATAATCACTTCACAACGACATTTATTTCCACTATTG GTATagatttcaaaatcaaaacagtAGAACTTCGaggtaaaaaaatcaaactcCAAATTTGGGACACAGCTGGACAAGAACGATTCCACACGATCACTACTTCCTACTACCGTGGGGCGATGGGGATAATGCTGGTTTACGacataacaaatgaaaaaacatTTGATGATATTGTCAAGTGGTTAAGAAATATAGATGAg CATGCCAACGAAGACGTGGAAAAAATGATACTGGGTAACAAGTGTGACATGGAAGAGAAGCGAGTAGTCAGCAAAGAGCGGGGAGAAGCA ATCGCGCACGAGCACGGCATCCGGTTCATGGAGACGTCGGCCAAGTCCAACATCAACATCGACCGCGCCTTCTCCGAGCTGGCGGAGGCCATCCTGGACAAGTCGGCGGGGCGCGAGGCGGACGCGGACCACGCGCGCATCGCGGTGGAGCGCCGCCCgtcgcgcgcgccgcccgcgcgcgccTGCTGCTCCTAg
- the LOC113403552 gene encoding cohesin subunit SA-1 — MHRRGGKRIRMDDPPPEYVNPMTPATPMTDYGGQSVHEPETPNVNYSGFNVGAVANSTIAEAAPREESEDHTEEETRSPSPAPTKRITRSRGRGGDGGYVGRLAESPPPPPLRRRGRGGRGRGRGRGAAPPPAYSPPPVLLPGDDENSLYNILRFNKTAINQVVDMWIEEYKSNRESALVQLMQFFINSSGCRGKVTPDMAQMDHTLIIKKMTQEFDEESGEYPLIMTGQTWKKFRSNFCEFIQTLVKMCQYSIIYDQYLMDNIISLLTGLSDSQVRAFRHTATLAVMKLMTALVDVALLTSVNCDNCLRQYEAERLKARDKRASERLEVLVAKRQELEENMEEIKNMLSYMFKSVFVHRYRDTLPDIRAITMSEIGIWMEKFPAHFLDDLYLKYIGWTLHDKVGEVRLRCLQALQPLYECEELKGKLELFTSKFKDRIVSMSLDKETEVAVHAVRLVIAILKMHPDVLTDKDCENVYELVYSSWRGVAAAAGEFLNVRLFRCDEAPPPARSRRGKARLPNTPLVRDLVQFFIESELHEHGAYLVDSLIESNPMMKDWECMTDLLLEEAGAGEEALDNRQESSLIELMVCCVRQASTGEPPVGRGASRKHHHMLSKEQAKMVSDDRAKMTTHFMVTLPALLDKFGADPEKLTNLVAIPQYFDLELYTTQRQEGNLTLLLNKIREIVKVQTEAEVLETCGRTLEVLCGEQHAVYTRCNVARATVTDMCVNRYKEAIDDYRSLVEGGETPDADELFNVINSLRKVSIMYMCHNLNDTNIWDSLFEDLPKCVRGNESGMPAQALVYAVRACFYSVLWSLHELEERGEGGPLRERLAAYCALCRDVVARGLSAELREEAYTSICDLLIFFAEQAGARRPALEADAALCDLLNDFVQEFVFVHHNYDGQDERRIEELHKRRNFLAAYCKLIVYNVAPIRRAADVFKHYIKCYNDYGDIIKATLSKAREINKLSCALTMELAMQALYAELVQRHASPHRQLPEFLELKELAKRFSVMFGLDAVKNREALTALHRAGVSFAALDPPRHLLFLEPLAEFSGKLLRQDKRAVLKFAESRFSTMQWGEEWAPLLAYRNSLLTDAPDERPPPARRHYTRRNRGQNEEEEGDDNADSDAEAV, encoded by the exons atgcATCGACGAGGCGGGAAACGCATTCGGATGGATGATCCTCCACCGGAGTATGTTAACCCTATGACTCCCGCAACTCCTATGACTGACTATGGCGGACAGTCTGTACATGAACCGGAAACACCCAATGTGAATTATTCGGGCTTTAATGTGGGGGCCGTCGCTAATTCTACCATAGCAGAAGCCGCCCCTAGAGAAGAAAGTGAAGATCACACCGAGGAAGAGACGAGATCACCATCACCAGCCCCAACAAAACGAATAACACGAAGCAGAGGACGAGGCGGTGATGGTGGGTATGTCGGCAGATTAGCAGAGTCTCCTCCTCCCCCGCCTCTTCGAAGACGTGGGCGCGGCGGAAGAGGGCGAGGCCGTGGAAGAGGTGCTGCTCCTCCGCCAGCGTACTCGCCGCCACCCGTTCTACTACCGGGGGATGATGAAAACAGTCTCTACAATATACTTCGTTTTAACAAAACAGCGATAAAT CAAGTGGTAGACATGTGGATAGAAGAGTACAAGAGCAACAGGGAGAGTGCCCTGGTGCAATTGATGCAGTTCTTTATTAACTCATCTGGTTGCCGCGGTAAGGTCACCCCCGACATGGCGCAGATGGACCACACACTTATTATCAAGAAGATGACACAAGAATTTGATGAG GAAAGTGGGGAATATCCTCTCATTATGACAGGACAGACATGGAAGAAATTCCGCTCAAACTTTTGCGAGTTTATACAGACACTGGTGAAAATGTGTcagtattcaattatttacgACCAGTACCTGATGGACAACATCATCTCCTTGCTCACTGGCCTCTCAGATTCGCAAGTGAGAGCTTTCAGGCACACAGCTACACTCGCTG TGATGAAGCTGATGACGGCGCTGGTGGACGTGGCGCTGCTGACGAGCGTGAACTGCGACAACTGCCTGCGCCAGTACGAGGCCGAGCGGCTCAAGGCGCGGGACAAGCGCGCCAGCGAGCGCCTCGAGGTGCTGGTCGCCAAGCGCCAGGAGCTGGAGGAGAACATGGAGGAGATCAAGAACATGCTCTCCTACATGTTCAAGTCCGTCTTTGTGCACCGATACAG AGATACGCTGCCCGATATCAGAGCCATTACGATGTCAGAAATAGGTATCTGGATGGAGAAGTTCCCTGCACACTTTCTCGACGATctgtatcttaaatatattggaTGGACTCTTCACGACAAA GTGGGCGAAGTCCGGCTGCGATGTCTGCAAGCGCTGCAGCCGCTCTACGAGTGCGAGGAGCTGAAGGGCAAGCTGGAGCTGTTCACGTCCAAGTTCAAGGACCGCATCGTGTCCATGTCGCTGGACAAGGAGACCGAGGTCGCCGTGCACGCCGTGCGACTCGTCATCGCCATCCTCAA GATGCACCCCGACGTGCTGACGGACAAGGACTGCGAGAACGTGTACGAGCTGGTGTACTCGTCGTGGCGCGGcgtggcggcggcggcgggcgagTTCCTCAACGTGCGGCTGTTCCGCTGCGACGaggcgccgccgcccgcgcgctCGCGCCGCGGCAAGGCGCGCCTGCCCAACACGCCGCTCGTGCGCGACCTCGTGCAGTTCTTCATCGAGTCCGAGCTGCACGAGCACGGCGCCTACCTCGTCGACTCGCTCATCGAGTCCAACCCCATGATGAAGGACTGGGAGTGCATGACCGACCTGCTGCTGGAGGAGGCGGGCGCCGGCGAGGAGGCGCTGGACAACAGGCAGGAGTCGTCGCTGATCGAGCTGATGGTGTGCTGCGTGCGGCAGGCCAGCACCGGCGAGCCGCCCGTCGGCCGCGGAGCCTCGCGCAAGCACCACCACATGCTGTCGAAGGAGCAGGCCAAG ATGGTGAGCGACGACCGCGCCAAGATGACGACGCACTTCATGGTGACGCTGCCGGCACTGCTGGACAAGTTCGGCGCCGACCCGGAGAAGCTCACCAACCTCGTGGCCATCCCGCAGTACTTCGACCTGGAGCTGTACACCACGCAGCGGCAGGAGGGC AACCTGACGCTGCTGCTGAACAAGATCCGCGAGATCGTGAAGGTGCAGACGGAGGCCGAGGTGCTGGAGACGTGCGGCCGCACGCTGGAGGTGCTGTGCGGCGAGCAGCACGCCGTGTACACGCGCTGCAACGTGGCGCGGGCCACCGTCACCGACATGTGCGTCAACCGCTACAAGGAGGCCATCGACGACTACCGCAGCCTCGTCGAGGGCGGCGAGACGCCCGACGCCGACGAGCTGTTCAACGTCATCAACTCGCTGCGCAAGGTGTCCATCATGTACATGTGCCACAACCTCAACGACACCAACATCTGGGACTCGCTGTTCGAGGACCTGCCCAAGTGCGTGCGGGGCAACGAGTCGGGCATGCCGGCGCAGGCGCTGGTGTACGCGGTGCGCGCCTGCTTCTACTCCGTGCTGTGGTCGCTGCACGAGCTGGAGGAGCGCGGCGAGGGCGGGCCGCTGCGCGAGCGCCTGGCGGCCTACTGCGCGCTGTGCCGCGACGTGGTGGCGCGCGGGCTGTCGGCCGAGCTGCGCGAGGAGGCCTACACCAGCATCTGCGACCTGCTCATCTTCTTCGCCGAGCAGGCCGGCGCGCGCCGCCCGGCGCTGGAGGCCGACGCCGCGCTGTGCGACCTGCTCAACGACTTCGTGCAGGAGTTCGTCTTCGTGCACCACAACTACG ACGGTCAAGACGAGAGACGCATCGAGGAGTTACACAAGCGACGCAACTTCCTCGCCGCGTACTGCAAGCTCATCGTGTACAACGTGGCGCCCATTCGCCGAGCCGCCGACGTCTTCAAGCACTACATCAAG TGCTACAACGACTACGGGGACATCATCAAGGCCACGCTGAGCAAGGCGCGCGAGATCAACAAGCTGAGCTGCGCGCTGACCATGGAGCTGGCCATGCAGGCGCTGTACGCCGAGCTGGTGCAGCGCCACGCCTCGCCGCACCGCCAGCTGCCCGAGTTCCTCGAGCTCAAGGAGCTGGCCAAGCGCTTCTCCGTCATGTTCGGACTGGACGCCGTCAAGAACCGCGAGGCGCTGACCGCGCTGCACCGCGCCGGCGTCTCCTTCGCCGCGCTCGACCCGCCGCGACACCTGCTGTTCCTCGAGCCGCTCGCCGAGTTCTCCGGCAAGCTGCTGCGCCAGGACAAGCGCGCCGTGCTCAAG TTCGCAGAGTCTCGCTTCTCGACGATGCAGTGGGGCGAGGAGTGGGCGCCGCTGCTGGCCTACCGCAACTCGCTGCTGACCGACGCGCCCGACGAgcgcccgccgcccgcgcgccgcCACTACACGCGCCGCAACC GCGGACAGAACGAGGAGGAGGAGGGCGACGACAACGCGGACTCGGACGCGGAGGCCGTGTGA